The nucleotide window tctctttatatatgtgtttaaaatataataattaaccaTTGTTGACAATAAGTTGGCAGATAATATGTTAgtaccctatacttttccatttTGTATATACTTAGTCTgatgttttttatttagtttatttttttaaagaaaagttTTTCTCCATTTACAGAAAAAAGAGATCACAtatttagttagttgatttttttataaaaaataaaaatattatatatacataaaacttaattattaaatcagttattttatattttatattagtaatcgatttagtaattaaattttaatatacatatctGAAAAAGACATAATCCTCAATTCAACTCATCGAAAGTAAAGTTAAATTAGGGAAAGTAAAGCAAACTTATAGATAAATCTTACTTGTAAGGTAGAGAATTCTTTGCTGCATAttatctaattcctttaagAAAAATCCAATCCCCTTATTACTAGCCTAATTTTATTAGCTTTTTTAGATAAGTCCTATTTTAATCTTTTAGATTGATgagttatattattttagtctttgatttttttaattactacaatttagtattttaaatttaaaaaaatatattaatataatttttcgtATATTTTCTGTCTTTCCAAACTCAATACTACTAATGATATGACTCAAGTTTTATTACGTTAGATATATTAAAACAGTGTTGTATGTGTATTAATGCTAAAAAAAGGTATTAAACGACAATGTTTGAAGATTTTGAATAATACTAAAACATCATATTCCTCTCTTTTTAACAATTAATTCTCAAACAATATCGTTTAATACTTTCTTTAGCGTTAAAATACGTACgatgttattttaatatatctaatgtgataaaatttaaactacTTCACTAATAACTTTAAactctaataataaaaaatcactaaattgtaataattaaaaagttaaaaattaaatcaatgcAAATCAccgattttaaaaattaaagtggGGCTTATCTCCTTCTCGATCCTTTTTATTGTTGCAAAATATGTGGTCATTTACCTAACATTGTGTCATTAATTCTTAGGACAGTCAAGTCAAAAAACCCTTCAACAAGGCAACAAGGACTTGAGCTGTTGATTATAGCACCTCTAATAGTCATATCATAGATAATATCATACCGAATGATTGGATAATCATGTCATATATTGTATAGTTATGTTAGAGTGAGAactaaagaatttttttttggagactaataaaaaaaaggagaacTAAAGAAATTTGGTATACAAAATTTTCTTCCAAGAAATATCTTTCATTATATCcattcaaataatttgttatttataagatttaagataagaatatttaaaatttttagatctttGAAATTTGAGTCAAAATTTACTTTAAGAAAGTTTAAGAGAAGAACATTGAAATGTTTTAGATTAGGAGTGATGAGTGAATGCCTCTCTCTTCGCTCTGGATAATTTTTGGAAGGATTACGGGGctctaataaaagaaaatatctatttttatttttgatatttaattttatgagaCTGATTAGtctatttattaataattttttaactgaTATATTAATCACTAATATTAATATATCTTTCATTTAATGTTTTTaagtaaatataatttaaaaattattaatattttttattttacacaaTAAATTTAgtcaatatatttaaaaaataaccaaaaaataactaaatgatCCTAACAATTATCCCCTAACAATTACCCCTACAATTACTCTTAAAAAGCAATAAGActctttacaaaaaaaatatcaatcttAGTTGGTTCTTGTCGGATAAATTAACAGTTTAATATGCTATGTAGGTTAATTTCGTTAatacagaaaaaaatattaacagagaaactaataaaaataaagattaagaattgaaaataatattttttattaaagatcCTGTCTTTCGAAATAATTGTCAGaggtgtttaaattttttttctctttagatTAGTGATTGAGAAAGTTTAAAAGTACTATTTTAAAGACTATCATGTAACAATGTAACATTGCTTAATATGATACAAGAATTTTGTTAGatagacaataatttttatgaacaatatgaataatagGCTCTAAAATTAATCCAAAAAGTAAAAACACATCATACTCCCAAATTACCCacataaatcttaatattaagatAACTATCCACACACCTAGCAAGTTGAATATtcaatatatctattatttacattgtttagtatttttattgtctacctatacttttccatgATAAAAATATCAACAATTGTTAAATACGGTATATAAACAAATCTTATGATTGTTTTCAAACTCACTCTTAACTTGTTTAACTCAATTTTATTTACATCGCCTCAGGCAAAAACCaaaacaatataattttttatattctgaatttaaattttcataaaattggATATCAAATGATTATCTTTTATTATCTATAAGTCCGAAAACTTAAAGAACTTTCTCggtttattcttattttttatagaaaaaaattaaaacacgaTTTAATGTTATTCGTTGtgaaacaaaagaacaaaaattacttttaaaataatcacTTTCTGGAAGTGCTTTTTGAAATAAACCCTGATTATTTAATCCTTTTGCAGTTTTCAAGTAAAGATTTTGTACTTAAAGAAGAGACACCATTCtgttaaatttttataacatCATTATTGATTTATCAGCAAGTAGGGTGGTAACATACACTTTACTCATAAATATCCAATCTTACTCAATTTAGTCGAATAAGATTGCAAACCCAATTCGCTACTAGTAGAGTTGAGTGTGGTACAGGCAGGGTGTGAAGGTGTGACTTCACACcctgtatatgtatatgttataaaattatattataagtAGATGTTAAACTAAGAACCTCTCACTTAGtgcaaaaattttttactattaaactaaaatcatcaattaaTAAGGTAACActtttgtttatataaaaactaattctATCTaagtgatatataaatataacattatATCACAACATTTAATTTGTGtttgtattattaatttaagTAAAGATTACatgtaaaatttaatatttgatggTTAAATTGTTTATGGAACGATTATATTGTTTGTGGAATGATTGTATtgtttatattgaatttttaatttatatactcATTAGATTATATAATATGACATATCTTTTAAAACCCGCGGATAGAGCCGGATATTCGCAAGTTGACCGCGAATAAAATTAGGGTTGAGTTGTTCTCAACCTGTGGATAAGTTAagattgaattttaataataaattcaatcCGTGAATAAAGTTAAAGTTCGATTCAAACCTACTATACTCATCACTTTGACACCAAAATACATGACAGACAAACCTTCATTTATGTCCCAAATTAGGCAAGTAGAGGCGTCATTCCCTATAAAGCCATTAAATTATAATTGGACACTAAATGGAGTATTTTAGACATCAATGCTAAAGTTAGAGAAGCACACGGTCCATGAGACTAtctaatagaaaaataacaacGTAACCAAgtgcattaaatatttttcGAATTCTAGTACCAAAGTAGCATGTTATGTTACCAAGTTTTCTAACAACATATCGTACATAGAAATTATGTCTAGATACATTGGTTTGGTTTAAGGGTTTTTCATTGTACCaattaccaaatttaaaatggaCAATTAATCAAATACCAAAACATGCATTAGAAGACGTACTTGGCCTTGTAGATCTAagtcaaattatctaaataGTATATCTGATTTGGTTGGGggaaaaaagaatgaaattttTCTCAAGTAAGCCTTCTATTAACTTTATACATCAAACTCATCTATGAAAATTTCTCCCCAAACCAAACATGCTATAAGGTTTGAAAGTAAAAGCCAGATTGTATAGTAGGTACATATGGCCCCATATGTTATGTATATACATATAGCAAGAAATGGAACACATCAAAATGGCAGATCAAGATAGATCACACTCACATTTGGACATTTGATTGAGCATTAGGAATATATGAATATGTTGAATACATGTTATGGCTAACACCATTCTCTTGTGTTTGTGTAGAAGCAATATTGTTGTGTGTCTGCATGGATGGCTGATAAGCATAGTACTGATTTCCCATGCCAATTTGTTGATCACCTGATACTGGCACTTGCATTGGCCAAGACCTGAGAGAAAACAGCACATTTCAACgtcaacaaaaattaatttcgaCATACATACCCTTTGTGCATGTGTGCACGTGTATCTGTGAAGCTCATAGCAGAGTATACTTATTCAACAAACAATTATAGttcttcttttagttgaattcaGGCTTTAACAATGATATGAAGCAATTCTTTCTCCCCTAAACATCATTGCTTCAGTCACTGAACCATCTCCTTGTTgaagttaataaataaaaatcccTAACAACAATGGTTGCTGAAGCAAATAAAACAATCTNNNNNNNNNNNNNNNNNNNGGGGGGATTTTCTTGATTCAAGGGCAAGAATAAAGCTTATCCAAAAAGGGTTTGAAAAGTACCCTTGATATGGGGCAGAGGCAACTGCTTGAGAAATGTAAGGATAATAATATGATGATGAAGGATTCGACTGCATCATGACATTTGCATGGTCTGTGTTCACCGCAGAAGAACTGAAATCAGACTGATATGTCTGTTGAGGATAACCGCTGTTCATATTCACCGCGGTCAAATATGGATCAGCAGTTTGGGGGGTTGGGACATTCTGTTGTGCATAGCGAGGGTCCCACATCGCTTGAGTAGCATGACCATTGCCTGCATTCGCCGCTTGGGAATGAAAATCAGGAGGCGGCTGTGGGTTACTGTAATGCAGATATTGAGGACCTTGGGCCGAATAAGCCTGACTACTACCCATAGTCATGGCAGACGAATGAAATTCAGGGTGTGGATGCTGGATATTATGATATACATGTTGAGGATCTTGCCAAGACTGAGCATAACCATTGCTGCTATTCACCTGGGATGAATTTAATTCAGCTTTCGCAGGCTGAATATTCGGATGTGTATATTGATGATCTGGAAGTGGTGAAATAGAGCCACTACCAATGCCAGTGGCATATGTACCCTCCAAAGGGAGCGAACTCGTTGGAGGCAAAATCTGATTCACTAAAGCTTGGCACGGCACAGACTCTGCTGCAACTGAGTTTGGCACTGTACTAATGACAGGATAGGAATAACTTGTAGGCTGCTTGACTTCATTTACATGTTCATGGTTCAACTGCCTTGGTACTTGATTATGTTTATGTGAAATCTTAGACATTATTGTCTCCTCAAGAGAGGACCTCGATATAACAGCATTATTTGCTGGAGGATGAGAAGATGTCTCCAAAACAGGATGCATCGGTGGAGTTGAAAATCCGGGTAATGGCCGAAACAATGATAATAGACTTCTTACCTgagacaataataaaaaattctattccaactaacaaaaataagtgtaatgaaaatgaatttgCTAGATATCATAACGAAACTTACTTGTGTAATATTGAGTTCAGGATTAAATTTTCTGGAATCATTCTGGTAATTATCTTTGATGGCATGTTTAAAGACATTCTCAGGCAAGGGTATACAGTCCGTGTCAATTTTGAAATTCAcctgaataaaattaaaacatgagtTGCGAATTTATTATAGTTGTGAATCAAAACAGGATGCATTTATAGTTTGTGGTGCTTTCAATGTCATTATTCAGTTTCAAGTACAGGAGTCATTAGAGGAATCAACATATATAAATCCTTATCACTTCTTAATTCTGaagttaaaagaaaataagaataataaatgaTAACAAGAGGGATTATTTCCAAATGCAGAAGAAAAGCAACCTGCCAGAACCAAATCAAATCACTCCATATGATCAAACCAAGAACATGGTTCCTCACTTGAATTCTTGCCACTAACTCGAATATAGACCTTGAATAAATGTGCTAAAATGGATGCCACAAACAGATAGGTGATGCTACAAACACCATTCCAATGAACCACAAAACAAGCCAGAGGATGCTATTAGTGGTTAAAGATTTTGTGAGTTGAGATTTTGAAGGCAAAAAGGAAGGAACAAAAGGATTTACAGAGTAACATAGACTTACTCTTCGAATCATTTCCTTCCCTTCGATCCAAAATCTTAACTCACATCTTAACTCACGTAGACTCCCTTAGAAGTCTTTCTATAACAGATTTCAATTCTCTAAAGTGAGCAAGTGTAAAGTGAGAAAGTATGGGATTAACGATTAACCACTCTTGAATCATTAAGTTGTTAATATCAATGATCTGGAAGGTCACCTGAGCAGGGAATTTCTGACCGAAAGCTAATGGTTGTATCCTCAACCTCCCACTTGAGGTGGCTGTATATGTTCCATAGAGAAGCTTCAGATTAGTGTCAAACAGAAAGAGGTAAGCACCAGGTTTTATCTTCTCTACAACTTCCTTTCTCCCCACAGGAAGACCAAAAACTCGAAACCGGTAACACTCCGGCTTTGTCGTTTGATTGCACATGAAGATAAAGCCAGCAAGGTTATTTTCCTGGCTATTCATGCCCTCTGTTTTTTCTTCCATTGTATCACTGCATAGATCAGTAGCAGATTCAGAGTTTCAGAAAATGAGAATCAAAATCACTATGCAATGTCAGTAATGAATCTGCTGCAAAGTCTAAAATTACagtaaaaaaaatgcaaatatgaAGAAATTGAATACCCTGCAGTCTTTgttcaataattgtttttgtttctcCAATCTTACCAATGCCACAACTTCAATAAATGTTCAATAATTTCACCATCCTTTCCAAATTACAACTATATGAAgcttattaaaagaaaacaatccATTAAAAGTTCACCCAATGTGAAGTTTCTTTCTTCAGTCAAAATCTCATTTGATGTGTATAGTACCAAAAAGCGGGGTAATAATATCGTATTGAACCCTAATATCCATATTTCAGAAACAGTTATTCCATCAAACtccaaatgaaataaataatcatGGAGGTACAGGAACTAATCACATAGCTAAGAAGTAACAGAACTTAAAAGGGCAGAATCAAGTACGCAATTGCATTGAATAACAGATAACAGCTcgcagaaattttttttttttttgaatttgttaaatATGGGAAATTGTAATTTTGTTTGGGGTTTTTTACGTAAtagaagaaaacaataatattaataagaaTGATAACAAGAGAAgtgaaggaagaaaagaaagagggaaGGGGGTTGATTGTTACATAC belongs to Arachis duranensis cultivar V14167 chromosome 8, aradu.V14167.gnm2.J7QH, whole genome shotgun sequence and includes:
- the LOC107463532 gene encoding uncharacterized protein LOC107463532 yields the protein MEEKTEGMNSQENNLAGFIFMCNQTTKPECYRFRVFGLPVGRKEVVEKIKPGAYLFLFDTNLKLLYGTYTATSSGRLRIQPLAFGQKFPAQVNFKIDTDCIPLPENVFKHAIKDNYQNDSRKFNPELNITQVRSLLSLFRPLPGFSTPPMHPVLETSSHPPANNAVISRSSLEETIMSKISHKHNQVPRQLNHEHVNEVKQPTSYSYPVISTVPNSVAAESVPCQALVNQILPPTSSLPLEGTYATGIGSGSISPLPDHQYTHPNIQPAKAELNSSQVNSSNGYAQSWQDPQHVYHNIQHPHPEFHSSAMTMGSSQAYSAQGPQYLHYSNPQPPPDFHSQAANAGNGHATQAMWDPRYAQQNVPTPQTADPYLTAVNMNSGYPQQTYQSDFSSSAVNTDHANVMMQSNPSSSYYYPYISQAVASAPYQGSWPMQVPVSGDQQIGMGNQYYAYQPSMQTHNNIASTQTQENGVSHNMYSTYSYIPNAQSNVQM